Proteins encoded in a region of the Limanda limanda chromosome 17, fLimLim1.1, whole genome shotgun sequence genome:
- the baxa gene encoding BCL2 associated X, apoptosis regulator a — translation MASHPGGDDPGNSKDRTLEVGTELLKDFIYQRVQRQRDGNTSVTRAQLGGGDQLDPRHKKLAQCLQQIGDELDGNVELNNMINSSALSPTKEIFLKVAIEIFSDGKFNWGRVVALFYFACRLVMKAVVNQVPDVIRTIISWTTDYLRENVINWIREQGGWEGIGSYFGTPTWQTVGVFLAGVLATALVLRKI, via the exons GAAATTCCAAAGATCGGACACTGGAAGTGGGAACTGAATTACTCAAGGA TTTCATCTACCAGCGggttcagagacagagagacggcaATACTTCAGTGACCAGGGCACAGCTGGGTGGAGGAGATCAGCTTGACCCCAGACACAAGAAGCTCGCCCAGTGTCTGCAGCAGATCGGAGACGAGCTGGACGGAAATGTGGAGCTCAACAA TATGATAAATAGCTCCGCACTCAGTCCCACCAAAGAAATATTTCTGAAAGTTGCCATCGAGATCTTTTCGGATGGAAAATTCAACTGGGGCAGGGTGGTCGCACTCTTCTACTTTGCCTGTCGACTTGTCATGAAA GCTGTTGTGAACCAAGTTCCAGATGTCATTAGAACCATCATCAGCTGGACCACGGATTACCTCCGTGAAAATGTGATCAACTGGATCAGGGAGCAAGGTGGCTGG GAAGGTATTGGTTCCTACTTTGGCACTCCTACATGGCAGACGGTGGGAGTTTTCTTGGCTGGGGTTCTCGCCACTGCTCTGGTCCTTCGAAAGATCTGA
- the map3k14a gene encoding mitogen-activated protein kinase kinase kinase 14 isoform X2, which produces MAVRQRIFNSTAPFSGSPQAELKGSYPSCSAADQETEEEEEEGKDSKMDFPHLSPLLNKLLMHGTAEQVGEMPLKTSTFIAQAECETQDSQEFIPSCTRFVPSPNCYFSLSSDHNNVACPTTASVQEPGSPSEQFKSRKKTRKRQKRKVKKRESEKNKKQQRRQRTHSGVPEQESGSSLFQIREESSLGGRSSLSGSCCSSVESSEEQDRGPPLYSRKIYNTGNSGCSPLNWRHQVCGSLSSLRSFGQDSDSDSLSSCGDCSLALAGLRGSVSQGDPCYAGPFFKAVERDAREEEDEFSAADSIGNEGIIFYNDKIQPVDSEYKEGREFVLTHFIKEGSYGEVHGARDVNTGFRFAVKKITLERFSSEEVGAWSALRSPRVVELFGVIREGTNVVLFMDHKSGSLGQLIAERGRLPEDLSLHYHSQVLTALEYLVKKKVVHLDIKADNVLLSDDGTETFLCDFGHAERLDSQGQSLCGSNVLKGTETHMAPEIVKVEPRGAKADVWSSCCVLLHMLNGCQPWTRYYTCRLFLKIADEPPPLREIPPDCSPLTADVLKAGLQKDPVKRASAFDLREKTDRALREVGGLTSPVNGPYTEPLYVDNKPPVSLPLVSRNVDHDEVEENRETVQNLIPTGRKMKELNDEEEEADEDELKPGLQCSPRTLIYEPNHKRCNKLTTVSELELRKLERDFYLSSLSQPQSAEMQVQLLSCLSSDAYSNWEPWDKKDSGRWSLSPGDDFSSGVFSYNSQPDVPVFSLDLLANTHLPPPCCFEGVDICIRDFNGRSIRIRETRRVKVGHIATGISDQISARVFTLETQEGHQVAHDEEVQESGLELCCVPAPDFSTTWTWRIRDGVMESR; this is translated from the exons ATGGCGGTGAGGCAGAGGATTTTCAACTCAACGGCGCCGTTCTCCGGGTCACCCCAAGCCGAGCTGAAGGGGTCTTACCCATCATGCTCAGCTGCTGACCAGGagaccgaggaggaggaagaggaggggaaggacagCAAAATGGACTTCCCACATCTAAGCCCTTTACTTAATAAACTCCTAATGCATGGAACTGCAGAGCAAGTGGGCGAAATGCCATTGAAGACCTCAACCTTCATTGCACAGGctgaat GTGAAACCCAGGACTCACAGGAGTTTATCCCATCTTGCACACGCTTTGTTCCCTCCCCGAACTGCTACTTCAG TCTTTCCTCAGACCACAACAATGTGGCATGCCCAACAACAGCCTCCGTGCAGGAGCCGGGCAGCCCCTCAGAACAATTCAAATCCAGGAAAAAGACCAGGAAGAGACAGAAGCGTAAGGTGAAGAAAAGAGAGTCGGAGAAGAACAAGAAGCAGCAACGCAGACAGCGAACGCATTCTGGAGTCCCCGAACAGGAGAGTGGAAGTTCTCTGTTCCAGATTCGG GAAGAGTCGTCTCTTGGAGGCAGAAGCAGCCTCAGTGGGTCCTGCTGCAGCAGCGTTGAAAGCTCAGAGGAGCAGGACAGAGGGCCTCCTCTCTACAGCCGAAAGATTTACAACACAGGCAACTCCGGCTGCTCTCCTCTGAACTGGAGGCACCAGGTGTGCGGCTCCCTCTCCAGTCTCCGTTCCTTCGGGCAGGACAGTGACTCTGACTCCCTCAGCAGCTGCGGAGACTGCTCGCTGGCCCTGGCTGGCCTCAGGGGGAGCGTCAGTCAGGGAGACCCATGCTACGCTGGGCCCTTCTTCAAAGCTGTGGAGAGGGAtgcgagagaagaagaagacgagttCTCTGCAGCCGATTCCATCGGCAACGAGGGAATAATCTTTTATAATGAT AAAATTCAGCCTGTTGACTCCGAGTACAAGGAGGGGAGGGAGTTTGTCCTCACACATTTTATCAAGGAAGGCTCCTATGGTGAAGTTCACGGTGCTCGAGACGTCAACACAGGCTTCAGATTTGCTGTGAAAAAG ATAACCTTGGAGAGGTTCAGCAGTGAGGAGGTCGGTGCGTGGAGTGCCCTCAGATCTCCTCGTGTGGTGGAGCTCTTCGGAGTGATCAGGGAGGGGACGAATGTTGTCCTCTTCATGGACCACAAATCTG GCTCTCTGGGCCAGCTGATCGCAGAGCGTGGCCGGCTGCCAGAGGATTTAAGTCTCCACTACCACTCACAAGTCTTAACAGCGCTGGAGTACTTGGTGAAGAAAAAAGTGGTGCACCTCGACATTAAAG CCGACAACGTGCTGCTGTCGGACGATGGGACCGAGACCTTCCTGTGCGACTTCGGACACGCGGAGAGACTCGATAGTCAGGGACAGAGCCTCTGTGGGTCGAATG TTCTGAAGGGCACCGAGACCCACATGGCCCCTGAGATTGTTAAAGTGGAACCCCGCGGAGCCAAAGCAGAtgtgtggagcagctgctgtgtgttactGCACATGCTCAACGGGTGTCAACCCTGGACAAGATACTACACCTGTAGACTGTTTCTGAAG ATTGCTGATGAGCCACCGCCTCTGAGAGAGATCCCACCCGACTGTAGCCCTCTCACGGCAGACGTTCTGAAGGCGGGACTCCAGAAGGATCCGGTAAAGAGGGCGTCAGCCTTTGACCTGAGAGAAAAAACTGACAGAGCTCTGAGAGAAG TTGGAGGACTCACCAGCCCAGTGAATGGACCCTACACCGAGCCCCTGTACGTCGACAACAAACCCCCTGTCTCCCTGCCACTCGTTAGTAGAAATGTTGACCATGACGAGGTTGAGGAAAATCGAGAGACTGTCCAGAACCTAATCCCAacagggaggaagatgaaggaacttaatgatgaggaagaggaggctgatgaAGATGAGTTAAAGCCAGGCTTGCAGTGCTCGCCACGAACACTGATCTACGAGCCGAACCACAAGAGGTGCAACAAGTTAACCACAGTGTCTGAACTCGAGCTTCGTAAACTGGAGCGAG ATTTCTACCTGAGCAGTCTGTCCCAGCCTCAGTCTGCTGAGATGCAGGTGCAGCTCTTGTCTTGTCTAAGCAGTGACGCTTATTCAAACTGGGAACCATGGGACAAAAAG gactCTGGCCGCTGGTCCCTGAGCCCGGGAGACGACTTCAGTTCCGGTGTCTTCTCCTACAACAGTCAGCCAGATGTGCCGGTCTTCAGTTTGGATTTGCTGGCTAACACCCACCTGCCACCACCCTGTTGCTTTGAAG GGGTGGACATCTGCATTAGAGACTTCAACGGGAGAAGCATCCGGATCAGAGAGACACGCCGGGTGAAGGTGGGCCACATCGCTACAGGAATTAGTGATCAG aTCTCTGCGAGAGTTTTCACTCTGGAGACGCAGGAGGGACATCAGGTCGCTCACGACGAGGAGGTGCAGGAGTCCGGTCTGGAGCTCTGCTGCGTTCCCGCTCCAGACTTCAGCACCACCTGGACGTGGAGGATCAGAGACGGAGTGATGGAGTCTAGATAA
- the map3k14a gene encoding mitogen-activated protein kinase kinase kinase 14 isoform X1, producing MTGYSEREERGSRLRLASGDPADEMAVRQRIFNSTAPFSGSPQAELKGSYPSCSAADQETEEEEEEGKDSKMDFPHLSPLLNKLLMHGTAEQVGEMPLKTSTFIAQAECETQDSQEFIPSCTRFVPSPNCYFSLSSDHNNVACPTTASVQEPGSPSEQFKSRKKTRKRQKRKVKKRESEKNKKQQRRQRTHSGVPEQESGSSLFQIREESSLGGRSSLSGSCCSSVESSEEQDRGPPLYSRKIYNTGNSGCSPLNWRHQVCGSLSSLRSFGQDSDSDSLSSCGDCSLALAGLRGSVSQGDPCYAGPFFKAVERDAREEEDEFSAADSIGNEGIIFYNDKIQPVDSEYKEGREFVLTHFIKEGSYGEVHGARDVNTGFRFAVKKITLERFSSEEVGAWSALRSPRVVELFGVIREGTNVVLFMDHKSGSLGQLIAERGRLPEDLSLHYHSQVLTALEYLVKKKVVHLDIKADNVLLSDDGTETFLCDFGHAERLDSQGQSLCGSNVLKGTETHMAPEIVKVEPRGAKADVWSSCCVLLHMLNGCQPWTRYYTCRLFLKIADEPPPLREIPPDCSPLTADVLKAGLQKDPVKRASAFDLREKTDRALREVGGLTSPVNGPYTEPLYVDNKPPVSLPLVSRNVDHDEVEENRETVQNLIPTGRKMKELNDEEEEADEDELKPGLQCSPRTLIYEPNHKRCNKLTTVSELELRKLERDFYLSSLSQPQSAEMQVQLLSCLSSDAYSNWEPWDKKDSGRWSLSPGDDFSSGVFSYNSQPDVPVFSLDLLANTHLPPPCCFEGVDICIRDFNGRSIRIRETRRVKVGHIATGISDQISARVFTLETQEGHQVAHDEEVQESGLELCCVPAPDFSTTWTWRIRDGVMESR from the exons ATGACAGGTtactcagagagagaggagagaggatcgCGGCTCCGACTGGCATCGGGCG ATCCAGCAGATGAAATGGCGGTGAGGCAGAGGATTTTCAACTCAACGGCGCCGTTCTCCGGGTCACCCCAAGCCGAGCTGAAGGGGTCTTACCCATCATGCTCAGCTGCTGACCAGGagaccgaggaggaggaagaggaggggaaggacagCAAAATGGACTTCCCACATCTAAGCCCTTTACTTAATAAACTCCTAATGCATGGAACTGCAGAGCAAGTGGGCGAAATGCCATTGAAGACCTCAACCTTCATTGCACAGGctgaat GTGAAACCCAGGACTCACAGGAGTTTATCCCATCTTGCACACGCTTTGTTCCCTCCCCGAACTGCTACTTCAG TCTTTCCTCAGACCACAACAATGTGGCATGCCCAACAACAGCCTCCGTGCAGGAGCCGGGCAGCCCCTCAGAACAATTCAAATCCAGGAAAAAGACCAGGAAGAGACAGAAGCGTAAGGTGAAGAAAAGAGAGTCGGAGAAGAACAAGAAGCAGCAACGCAGACAGCGAACGCATTCTGGAGTCCCCGAACAGGAGAGTGGAAGTTCTCTGTTCCAGATTCGG GAAGAGTCGTCTCTTGGAGGCAGAAGCAGCCTCAGTGGGTCCTGCTGCAGCAGCGTTGAAAGCTCAGAGGAGCAGGACAGAGGGCCTCCTCTCTACAGCCGAAAGATTTACAACACAGGCAACTCCGGCTGCTCTCCTCTGAACTGGAGGCACCAGGTGTGCGGCTCCCTCTCCAGTCTCCGTTCCTTCGGGCAGGACAGTGACTCTGACTCCCTCAGCAGCTGCGGAGACTGCTCGCTGGCCCTGGCTGGCCTCAGGGGGAGCGTCAGTCAGGGAGACCCATGCTACGCTGGGCCCTTCTTCAAAGCTGTGGAGAGGGAtgcgagagaagaagaagacgagttCTCTGCAGCCGATTCCATCGGCAACGAGGGAATAATCTTTTATAATGAT AAAATTCAGCCTGTTGACTCCGAGTACAAGGAGGGGAGGGAGTTTGTCCTCACACATTTTATCAAGGAAGGCTCCTATGGTGAAGTTCACGGTGCTCGAGACGTCAACACAGGCTTCAGATTTGCTGTGAAAAAG ATAACCTTGGAGAGGTTCAGCAGTGAGGAGGTCGGTGCGTGGAGTGCCCTCAGATCTCCTCGTGTGGTGGAGCTCTTCGGAGTGATCAGGGAGGGGACGAATGTTGTCCTCTTCATGGACCACAAATCTG GCTCTCTGGGCCAGCTGATCGCAGAGCGTGGCCGGCTGCCAGAGGATTTAAGTCTCCACTACCACTCACAAGTCTTAACAGCGCTGGAGTACTTGGTGAAGAAAAAAGTGGTGCACCTCGACATTAAAG CCGACAACGTGCTGCTGTCGGACGATGGGACCGAGACCTTCCTGTGCGACTTCGGACACGCGGAGAGACTCGATAGTCAGGGACAGAGCCTCTGTGGGTCGAATG TTCTGAAGGGCACCGAGACCCACATGGCCCCTGAGATTGTTAAAGTGGAACCCCGCGGAGCCAAAGCAGAtgtgtggagcagctgctgtgtgttactGCACATGCTCAACGGGTGTCAACCCTGGACAAGATACTACACCTGTAGACTGTTTCTGAAG ATTGCTGATGAGCCACCGCCTCTGAGAGAGATCCCACCCGACTGTAGCCCTCTCACGGCAGACGTTCTGAAGGCGGGACTCCAGAAGGATCCGGTAAAGAGGGCGTCAGCCTTTGACCTGAGAGAAAAAACTGACAGAGCTCTGAGAGAAG TTGGAGGACTCACCAGCCCAGTGAATGGACCCTACACCGAGCCCCTGTACGTCGACAACAAACCCCCTGTCTCCCTGCCACTCGTTAGTAGAAATGTTGACCATGACGAGGTTGAGGAAAATCGAGAGACTGTCCAGAACCTAATCCCAacagggaggaagatgaaggaacttaatgatgaggaagaggaggctgatgaAGATGAGTTAAAGCCAGGCTTGCAGTGCTCGCCACGAACACTGATCTACGAGCCGAACCACAAGAGGTGCAACAAGTTAACCACAGTGTCTGAACTCGAGCTTCGTAAACTGGAGCGAG ATTTCTACCTGAGCAGTCTGTCCCAGCCTCAGTCTGCTGAGATGCAGGTGCAGCTCTTGTCTTGTCTAAGCAGTGACGCTTATTCAAACTGGGAACCATGGGACAAAAAG gactCTGGCCGCTGGTCCCTGAGCCCGGGAGACGACTTCAGTTCCGGTGTCTTCTCCTACAACAGTCAGCCAGATGTGCCGGTCTTCAGTTTGGATTTGCTGGCTAACACCCACCTGCCACCACCCTGTTGCTTTGAAG GGGTGGACATCTGCATTAGAGACTTCAACGGGAGAAGCATCCGGATCAGAGAGACACGCCGGGTGAAGGTGGGCCACATCGCTACAGGAATTAGTGATCAG aTCTCTGCGAGAGTTTTCACTCTGGAGACGCAGGAGGGACATCAGGTCGCTCACGACGAGGAGGTGCAGGAGTCCGGTCTGGAGCTCTGCTGCGTTCCCGCTCCAGACTTCAGCACCACCTGGACGTGGAGGATCAGAGACGGAGTGATGGAGTCTAGATAA